A stretch of DNA from Halictus rubicundus isolate RS-2024b chromosome 13, iyHalRubi1_principal, whole genome shotgun sequence:
AATGTTAATAACTATATTGTCGCGAATGTTCAATATCGAGGTACAAACAGCACGACCGTGAATACGATTAAAGTGAATCATCGTGCAGATATTTTcgaacgcgagagagagagagagagaaaaaagaagaagaaagaggaaaaaagACCGGTGGAACACGTCTAATTATTTTGTAACGCGACGATACGAGACGGCACTTGATGTACGAGCTAATTATTCGAAATCGAAACGCGAATCCTCATTACAAACATGAGTCCGACGTGAACGGTTTAATGTCAATTGAATATCCCGCCGCGGTCTCGCCGCAATTTGCATATAAGTGATTCACACTTTATGTAACGGAATGATTGTGCGTTCGATCAGATACGCGCGCGCGGCTCGATGGACATATTATGCACGAGTTTAATAAGAGAAACAACGGTTAAACACTTGTATTTatgcgtgcgcgcgtgtgtatACCGCGGTCTGTGCACAGCTTACCTGCAAATACAGGGGATTAAACGATTGAGGACTGACAACCAAGCCGTAAATTATATCCTCCTTTTTATTCTCCTCCACGAACGTACCGAACAGCTTATCCCATATAATGAGAACGCCACCGTAATTCTTGTCCAGGCAGTACAAATTACAGCCTGCAAGTCGTTCCGAATAAATTATTACACGCCAGCACCGAATTATATAATTGCAACTATGCCTTACATCATTTGTTGTACGCAATCGATTCATTTATTTGCTAAGGTCTTTCGTATTTCGAATTACCGTCGCGCCGTGACTGGACCGACGATAGTCGCGTCTCTTGCAAGATGCAGGAGCCATTCGGCCATTTTTCTTTTGAACAATTTCTcgactttatgcgtttatggcaacaatgagtagggcaagggacccaattactgtgggggtaccacctactgtgcctatattagtcgtacttctttttaaaagcatgatgaatattaaaactaggtttgcggagcactattttacattgctttataaaaataacgtgaatgtatctatcaaaatttgtagcgatatttttcaatttgttaaattggtagatgcatctttacaatctcattaTTCGTAAATTGAcaatattagaatccgtaatTTTGACTAGTCCCGTAAGTCTGGTGTTACAAAAGAGATGtataacatatacagggtgtccaaaaaatgttgtacttggaaggggtaattcctgagatcatttgcagttactttttcctttgcgaaaatgttctccgcggcttcgttaaggagttattaacgaaaaatacggaccaatcagagtgcggctATAGGAcctcggcgacaggtcccgctgagcgcggcgttgccATTGGTTGAGTCAGAATCCGCCCGCTGTatccgcgccctgattggtcacCGTTTTTCGTTCATAACttgttaacaaagccgcggagaacattttcgcaaaggaaaaagttacttcaaatgatgcCAGGAATCACTTCttataaagaaatataataatttttggaTATCCTGTataattaactgattttaagagaaaaaattgaatatctcccttgtaatattctaataataatatttaatattcaataaTCCGCGCCTAtattaagtataattaatatagacacagtaattgggttccttaccctttGCGAAACGCAAATTATTTGAGAATGTACAAATTGGCTGTTTTGTCGGAgaacattatttttcaattaattattttcGCTGTGTTATGTGTGCAGTGTTCGCTAAGAATTAGTGTGCACGAAAAATTGCAATATTCGTAGCATTTCAATTAATTTGAGTCCATTAtttgatgaaaaaaaaaatataaattaatattgataTAAATGATACAAttatataaaatgataaattgatATTgatcaaaaaaattattagaaaccaTTAACCCAATTTCTACAATTAATCATCTAAATTAAATCATCATAATTAAAAATCTACAATTAACACAAtttctgtgggggtaccaattactgcgccaatattaattacacctatttttaaagcataatgaatattaaaagagagaaattacatttgtttcattaaaatcagttaatatatgttaCAGAtctcttttttattattcattatgctttaaaaataagtataatgaatatagtaattgggtctcttgcCCTATATATtaatagaaattattaaaaaacatTTAACCCATGCACTACCCTACGGTagaaaacagaaaagaaattaaaaatactgtttaGAGCCTCGATGCATCCGGTTGCATTCCTCAAATAATCTTCCGAATTAATATGAATAACAGATCGTGTAACTACTCGGGAAACATTAGATTTGCATATAAATGCGGAGCTGCAATAAAACAATGCAAGGGATTGTCGTTGAGGTAAACAACTGCAGGGACAAACGCGTCGATGCAACGATGCGACACAGCGTCCGAGACACGTGACATTGAATCGAAATGCAGAATCATCTGTAATCGCTTACCGTGATGCACACGATGATGTTTCGGGGTGTTGAATATTAATTCTAACGGGCCGAGGTCGTCGATGACTGTCGTATGAATCCATAATTGGTAGATCAAGTTGAATTGGTTGTGCACGATGAAATGCGACGGTGGTAGAACCAGGGCGAGGGGTAAGTAGAACATCTGCAAACCATAATTCTCGTTTGCGCATAGTGCTGCATCTGACAGATCATGTGTTCAACGCTAGAACCACCGAACAATAAATAATGTACGCTGCCATGTAATATTAAGACTGCATTCACAATGTTATTTACAATATTCACCATTTTTTATCGTAATAAGTGATAAAGAAATTCATGTTCgatgcatttttataatttcgccAATTGCGGAAGGAAAAAATTAAGGATCAGCCAttttgctcggtagttctagtacagtttaatttgttttcttgcGCAGTGCGGTAACGCAACAAACAAGCTGCATAATCAGGAATCCGTAAGAGACTCGATTGTACTTTCAATGGTTAATCGCCGACAACGACAATTTTCTAACTAGCATAATTACACACGACGAGATCCAGTCgcgttttgttttttattttttcgtgaaaCGCACCGGCGAAACGGTAATTACACTGACGAGAAAAATTCAAATGCGGCTCTAATGAGTACTACATTGATGAATACTATTTACATGCAATCAGGAGCAAAAGTACCGACACACGTTTCCTTGAAAAGCGTCCTTTGATCGTTTTTCCGTTTACGTTTACGACATTTGCGCTGTCTAAACGCAGTcaaattcgaataaaaatgtttatgtcAAAAGAGAGAATATGTACAGGACTggggcaactaataaaaataaaaatggcacgatTGAGACCATAGGAGCTGAAGAAATAGTTGTTAAACATTAAAGGACGGTTAAACTTTCAcgattggactgcggatgtttatgcagaataaaaattttttacctgaattgcaacgaactgaagtcaaacagaaacttattttctttcttattatgtttagcagattgaaaataatataatagtatgttcaaagttttctaatatttttgctacttaaaattacacctactaatttttgtcataaatgcataaaatccgcagtctattcatgatAAAATTGATCCAAGCGAAAATATTGTCcaatcaatttttcttcaaaTAAAGAGTGAACACAGAggttatgaaaataaaaatggcataaTGGAGAGCACGGAATCTAAAGAAACTATTCCTAAACATTCAAAGAATGtctaaatttttgttataaaattgaACCAAGGAAAAATCTCGTCCAATTACTTTTTCCAGGGGTCTgcattaacaaaaataaaaatggtaaacTCGAGGACGTAAAACCTGAAGAAAATTGCTGCAACGCAGATTACGTTTAAATCTTCTTAATAAAATTgattcaagtaaaaatattactcAATTGCTTTAAGTTAAAATAAAGGGGTCCATCCACGCATTTTTATCAACAAAACTAAAAATGGTAGACTCGAGTACGTGAAGCCTGAAGAAAATTGGTAGAAGGcagattaattttaaattttcctaATAAAATTACATCAAGTAAAGGTATtattaaattactttttttcttaaataaagaGTGAATCCTCTGGTCTgcattaacaaaaataaaaatggtaaacTCGAAGATGTAAATCCTGAAGCAAATTGCTGCAACGCAGATTACGTTTAAATCttgttaataaaattgaatcaagtaaaaatattactcAATTGCTTTTAGTTAAAATAAAGGAGTCCATCCAGGCATTTTcatcaacaaaaataaaaatggtaaacTCGAGGAAGCGAATCGAAATGGTTGCAGTGCAGATTACGTTTAAATCTTGCTAATAAAATGGCATCAAGTGAGAACACAATCCGATTAATATCTCTGGAAAGAAAGATTAGCTGATCGAGTGCCAGTCAAGGGGATTGCAGAGTATTGCAGTTTGCAGTTATGCAGGCGGGTTCGCAATAGCAAATCGATCGCGCCCGCAATGTGCTGTTGCGGTGGTAAACACCCGCAGAATAATCCCGTGTGCAGTCTTGGGATCATTCTAGCTGGTATACTATGTATGTATTACGTAAAGACGACGTGTCTATAGTTAGGTATCGTAATACGAGCGATACTCACGAAATTACACCAGTGTTGCAAAATGGACTGCCGCAGACCAACCGCGAGAGTGAACTCCTCGCTGCTGTGATGTACTTGATGGTGACTCCATAAAAAGTGCACCTCTGGAAAACGGCCGAGAAGAGAAACACTATAAATTCGTCGACTAGATGGCTACGCGACTATTTCACACACATGGTTGATGATAGGAATTTAACCGTGGTTACTGCGGTGAACCCAATAGTAACAAAAATCCACGCCGACCGCGGTGATGCACCAGGTCCACGCCGAGTCCCATGGCAAGCTCCATAAACAATATCTCTCGTGGATCACTATGTACGCGTAATACTCTCCGCCACGGAACAAGATCCTGCAAACCACACCGAAACaacgtagggtaagggacccaattactctgGGAGTACCAATTACGGTGCctgcattaattatacttatttttaaataagtAACAGTATACTTATTTATGTACTCATGTCAtgcaataattagactgcggatctttatgcaaaataaaaaatttctatctgaattgtaacaaactatgctgatataaaaatttaatttctttcttaatatgtttcatAGATTGAGAAtaatttgtgcaaaataaaaaacttcTATCCGAATGGCAACAAACTATGctgatataaaaatttaatttctttcttaatatgtttgatAGATTGAGAAtaatttgtgcaaaataaaaaacttctatctgaattgtaacaaactatgctgaaataaaaatttaatttctttcttaatatgtttgatAGATTGAGAATaatttgtgcaaaatagaaaactTCTATCTGAATTGTAACAAACTAAGctgatataaaaatttaatttctttcttaatatgtttcatAGATTGAGAAtaatttgtgcaaaataaaaaacttctatccgaattgcaacaaactatgctggtataaaaatttaatttctttcttaatatgtttcatAGATTGAGAATaatttgtgcaaaatagaaaactTCTATCTGAATTGTAGCAAACTAAGctgatataaaaatttaatttctttcttaatatgtttcatAGATTGAGAAtaatttgtgcaaaataaaaaacttctatctgaattgcaacaaactatgctgaaataaaaatttaatttctttcttaatatgtttgatAGATTGAGAATaatttgtgcaaaatagaaaactTCTATCTGAATTGTAGCAAACTAAGctgatataaaaatttaatttctttcttaatatgtttcatAGATTGAGAAtaatttgtgcaaaataaaaaacttctatctgaattgcaacaaactatgctgaaataaaaatttaatttcttaatatgtttaatagattgggAATAATTTGTGCaagataaaaaatttctatacgaattgcaacaaactatgctgatataaaaatttaatttctttcttaatatgtttgatAGATTGAGAATaatttgtgcaaaatagaaaatttctatacgaattgcaacaaactatgctgatataaaaatttaatttctttcttaatatgtttgatAGATTGAGAATaatttgtgcaaaatagaaaactTCTATCTGAATTGTAACAAACTAAGctgatataaaaatttaatttctttcttaatatgtttcatagattgagaataatataacagtatcattaaattcttccaatgtttttGCAGTGTTCAATTACACCgactcattcttgtcataaatgcataaaatcctttttatatattttttaatatatgtatacttgtttttaaagcataatgaagtATAACTAAtgtaggcacagtgattggcacacccacagtaattggctccCTATACGCAACTCTCTTTTCACAGCGATTAATTCGTAGCCCTTTTCGTTAATTTGTGGataatttataaacaaaatAGCACCATTACTTTCTGCACATTTACTCCACCTTATAAATAATGAAGGTACCTTCAATTTGGAATGGCTTGAATTTGTTACTGTCAATTAATTATggggccacgaattaatttattagCTTTATTCGTGCAAAATGGGTATTTTGATTGCAAGTAGCAGAAGTTGTCcctaaaattatataaatattatataaatattcggAGCCTAATTTCTGCAAGGTTTAACACGGTAAGTATCCTCCCACAAGGTAAGTAGCCTAATCGAAGGAGATTGTGATTTATCATTTGAATAAGAATTTTTTGACGGAACAAAATTGACTCGACTGTTTGTTGAAACCGATTCGTACGTATTCTTGTACTGCTTCTCGACGAGCAATAATTAAAACACGGGTCAACGCACCAGCTAAAAATACACGCGAAAAACAACTGTGCAGAAATAGATTTCGCTTCATTAAACGGAGCACCAGCCATTTCAGCCAGTTGCGAATGCTAAACGCGATGCAATCAGTCTtctattataaattaaaatggtGCGTTTACCAATGCAAGAATGCGTGCGTATCATCAATTATTCTATATCCTCCAGTAGTTCGAAAGCAATTGGCAAAGGAACAATTTTTTAGACGACAATTTTACAAAcggaaaaaattcggaaaattggaaaatctcattaaaaatattacaatattaacGACTGGACTGCACAAAtctttacacaaaataaaaatgttaagcAATTTTCGctgaattaaaaattgatttcttcctttaattattctGGTAAGTTGGTTCAAGTCTACTGATAAATCATGCACAGGGGGTCTTCACGCGTTTATGGCACTCGTAGCAATTGCAAATCGGCGAGACACGTTGCCAAAAATACTAAGGGAATtcagtttcatttttcttttgttttttatcTGGAAGCTCAAGTGGAACTTTTCATTTTGGTGACGAGGAAATCAATTCTTCCCTCGTTCTAAATTGCCTAAGAAAATAGGAATTCGCATAAAGACCGGCGTTTCTGCGAACGCGTGTCTGTCGCCGCAGCATTTCGTGCGTTTGCATACGCGTCGGCGCGACAGAGCGCAACGACTCTGCTCATGAATTATGCATGTGATTTAGGCGTCGAGGAGCAATAACAGTTGAACAATATAAAGCTACGTTCATCGCCGGTCATTTACCTATGCTTACCGGCCACTCTCGTGAAACAGCCAATGGGACAACGACGTCATCTGATCGTTCAGAcgaaatttcttcttcttcgaggtCAGTATCACTTGCTCCAGCACGATCAGTATGAAGAACGGTAGCCATACCTGCGCAGACGGTTTATCTTAATTCGATCGTAAACAACCTGCAACGAAGTGTGCACCGACGATTTCATTCGCCGACACTGCTACGCGTAATCGCGAAAACAAATCGTTTCTTTGATTAGAAATCACTATAACCGCGAGGACAGGCGAGACAAGTGTTTGTGCAAAATTAAAGATTTCAATAACACAGGCACAAATTAATTCGGCTTTGTCTTCGGATTTTCCATACACGTACAGTTACACGTACCAATCAAAATTCTGGATacaaaacaaaattataaataataattgcgaGAACAGGGAATTAATTTGTTCAGCTAATATTTgctcaaaatccgcagtctagctatcGGTGTTAACTGATAGAATTTTTGAATCTAAACGGCActaaacaaatgaaataaattaaatagcGAACTTTAACCCAAGTGCGAAGTCCGGCGAACAGATCCAAGGATGCAGAAAGACAAAGTGTCGCTATCCGAGGAAAAATACAATCGGGAAACGATAATGCAATTGTCATCGATAGGACGAGCAACATTGCCCCGGGGCAATAGTTCAATGCATTCGATTAGAGCACAGAGTAACGATGTAGAATTTCTATTGTGTTGTGACACACATGCACACATACCGATAAAAGTAATGGCACAGTTAGATTTCAATTACGCTAATTCACAATTCGAAGACGATTATGTCTTTAACGGAGTACACATAAAATATTACATAAACGAATTCGATAACACTGTCCTACTAAAGTTGTAATCGAGCGAGCACATTTGTCCTCGCAAAAAATGGCTTTCGATGCACATCGTTCGTTTTACTCTGCCTCGCGATTAGATAACCTGCGATATACATAGCATTCTAAAATTGTAACAACTTATCGCTAATGTTTTTCGTAGAAAGAGGTGCAGTTAAACGTGCATAacactataaaaaaaaaccatAGTATTCAGGACAGTCTACAGAAACATACCCCAACAAAAATCATACGCGTGTCTTCCACCGCTGAAGCACAACGAATTCTAAAACTTCAGAAACGGTAAAAGAAAAGAACGACTGTCACACTCGCGTTCGGCGCACTAATCGAGTAtaacaatattataaaaaataccaTAGTATTCAGGACAGTTTACAGAATCACCCCCCACAAAAATCATCTACATATCTTGCGCCGTTGCAGcacaaaaaattgtgaaacttcAGAAATGGTAACAGAGAAGAACGACTGTCAAATTCGTATTCGGCGCATTGAATGTCCAtaatactattatttaaaaaataccatAGTATTCCGGACAGTCTACAGGATCACCCCCCACAAAAATCATCTACATATCTTGCACCGTTGCAGcacaaaaaattctgaaacctCAGAAATGGTAACAGAGAAGAACGACTGTCAAACTCGCGTTCGGCGCATTGAATGTCCAtaatactattatttaaaaaataccatAGTATTCAGGACAGTCTGCAGAATGACCCCCCACAAAAATCATCCATGGATCTCCCACCGTTGCAGcacaaaaaattgtgaaacttcCGAAACGGTAACAGAGAAGAACGACCGTCAAACTCGTATTCGGCGCATTAAAAGTGCGTAacactattatttaaaaaatgccatAGTATTCAGGACAGTCTGCAGAATGACCCCCCACAAAAATCATCCATGGATCTCCCACCGTTGCAGcacaaaaaattgtgaaacttcAGAAACGGTAAAAGAGAGAAACAACGATGAAACTCGCATTCGGCGGATCGAGAGAGATCGAGATCTAGAAGAATGAAGTGTCGGCTATCTGAACGCGTAAAGAGAAGCTCGAATTCGTGTATCTGGAGCACGCAGATAAGACTGCACCTTTGACCGAACGTTTCCAGCGCGGCGTCGCGACGTGTAATTTGGTTGCGGCGCGGACCAGCGAAAGTAGCGGATTAATTAATTACCTGCCGATGATAGTCGGGCACCTGATGGGGAAACTGGAAGATCGTTTCGCACGGGTTCACGAGATAGAAAAGCTTGCCGGCGTTCCAGAGCGGCCCGAGAAGATCGACGCGCGAGACGTTCATTTTCTGCACTGGCACCTAAACGCCGGGGtctcttctctctgtctctctccgagCTGTTTGCGGGTTTCGGTTGCTCCGGTGCAGCCGGTGCTATCCGCGATCATCAGAGGAGAAAAAGAGTCGACAACAGACACACGCTGAACTATGCCGACACCATCGGGACAACACTGTTTTCAATCATCGCGCGGCGGCATGCACGCATCGTTTATATATGTATGTTCGCGTCGCGGGACCGAGGACACGTGAGTATGCGCGCGCGATGTCTCTTTCACGGCCGTACAGTGATAAAGGCGCGACAATGAAGATACAATCGAGCCTGTCCCGCCCCCGATTCGTCGCTAATTAATCCATTGACCTGTTAACGAACCGCGGCATCCCGCGCGAGCCTCTTCCCTCGCGAGACCGAATTTCTTAACAGTCGAGATCGACTTCACAGCTAAAATAGTTCAAAGATTGTAGCAATTAATATTTAAactgcggatcgttatgcaaaataaacattttctacctgaactgcaacagactggagtgaaatagaaatttatttaatttcttaatatgtataataggctgaaaataatgcaacggtgttttaaaatacgccatttttgtcataaatgcataaaatccgcagtctattaatattCTATACTGCAGATGAGAGAGTCCTCAGGGTCTCGTCGGCCCTGCCGCTCAAATTGACAAATGATCTTTGTTTCAGACAAACAAAATCTCAAGGAAACCGTGGgtcaaatattattatttctcaATCGTTGATTTTTTAGAATGTTTATTCCGTAAATACGGTTATTTAACGACAAATGCAACAAATTCGTTAATTGCATCA
This window harbors:
- the LOC143360244 gene encoding alkylglycerol monooxygenase, which translates into the protein MNVSRVDLLGPLWNAGKLFYLVNPCETIFQFPHQVPDYHRQVWLPFFILIVLEQVILTSKKKKFRLNDQMTSLSHWLFHESGRILFRGGEYYAYIVIHERYCLWSLPWDSAWTWCITAVGVDFCYYWVHRSNHEVHFLWSHHQVHHSSEEFTLAVGLRQSILQHWCNFMFYLPLALVLPPSHFIVHNQFNLIYQLWIHTTVIDDLGPLELIFNTPKHHRVHHGCNLYCLDKNYGGVLIIWDKLFGTFVEENKKEDIIYGLVVSPQSFNPLYLQIFYNVQLLRKSLQMQTLTDKLAVIWKGPSWFPGGPRLGLDEHKINVTSRILYDTSVPGWQNLYAIVHFCMALYHHMQLYDAEDTKSLSSGLVIANDLFALTTIGLLFDKSRYAGVMELIRCIVYLSYSTVYNSINVYMYYAHVASCCVWVLCFLSEIRSRRTVRTE